TTGCCTATGGGGGGTGGCATCGGTGGCGGCTCTTCAAACGCAGCAACCGTTTTAGTTGCCCTGAATCACCTATGGCAAACTCACTTAACTGAGCAAGAATTAGCTGACATTGGCCTAAAACTTGGGGCAGATGTCCCAGTATTCGTCCAAGGCTTCGCTGCATTTGCCGAAGGGGTGGGTGAAGAATTAACCCAAGCAGAACCCGAGGAAAAGTGGTATTTAGTCGTCAGACCGAATGTTGCGATTGCGACAGTGGATATTTTTACCCATCCAGATCTGACACGAAACACACCAAAGCGCGATTTGGCAACACTTCTTGACAGCCCATACGAAAACGATTGCGAAAAAATTGTTCGAATGCTGTACCCAGAGGTTGATAAGCAACTTTCTTGGCTGCTACAATACGCGCCGTCTAGACTGACAGGAACCGGATCCTGCGTTTTTGCTGAGTTTTCGAGCCAAAATGAGGCCAATGAGGTTCTTGAAAAAGTGCCTGACAACGTCTCCGCTTTTATAGCGAAAGGAAAAAATATTTCTCCTTTACACGAGACGCTTGCTAAGTATCGCTTAGCCCACAATATATCTATCTAAATACTGGACGCAACCCCGAGGTTTCCACCGTGCCTGATATGAAGCTATTTGCTGGTAACGCTACACCTGAACTAGCCCAACGTATTGCTGATCGTCTATACATCTCTCTTGGTGATGCAAGTGTTTCTCGTTTTTCTGATGGCGAAGTCGCTGTACAAATTAACGAAAACGTACGTGGTAGTGATGTTTTCATCATTCAATCTACCTGCGCACCAACTAACGACAACCTAATGGAACTTGTAGTGATGATTGACGCAATGCGCCGCGCTTCAGCGGGCCGTATTACAGCAGTTATCCCTTACTTTGGTTATGCTCGCCAAGATCGTCGTGTACGTTCAGCGCGTGTGCCAATCACTGCAAAAGTTGTCGCTGACTTCCTTTCTAACGTTGGCGTTGATCGCGTCCTAACTATTGACCTGCACGCTGAGCAGATTCAAGGCTTCTTTGATGTACCAGTAGACAACATCTTCGGTACTCCAGTGCTTCTTGATGACATGGAAGCGCGTGGCCTAGAAAACCCAGTTGTGGTTTCCCCTGATTTGGGTGGCGTAGTTCGTGCTCGTGCAACCGCTAAAGCGCTAGGTGATATCGATATTGCTATCGTGGATAAGCGTCGCCCACGCGCTAACGTATCTGAAGTAATGAACCTTATCGGTGATGTTGAAGGTCGTGACTGTGTAATCGTTGATGACATGATCGACACTGGTGGCACACTATGTAAAGCAGCAGAAGCTCTAAAAGAGCGTGGGGCAAAGCGCGTATTCGCCTATGCAACACATGCTGTTTTCTCAGGTAACGCGGCACAAAACATTAAGAACTCCGTACTGGATCAAGTCATCGTGACGGACTCCATTACCCTGTCAAAAGAAATGCAAGCAACAGGTAAAGTCACCACACTTAGCCTATCTCGCATGCTGGCAGAAGCAATTCGTCGTATCAGCAACGAAGAATCGATTTCAGCGATGTTTAATTAATTTCGAATTCGTCAGTTTCTCAAAACACCCCATTTCGGGGTGTTTTTTTATGCCAGAGAATAAACGCTCAAGCACACCTCGCCCGCAATAATAATTCTGTGCTATCATACTGCGCTTTTTGAGATTCCAAGAGAGATCCTTACCTTGAGTCAACAAATCAAACTTCTCGTAGGGCTTGCTAATCCCGGCCCTGAATACGCTAGGACTCGTCATAACGCTGGTGCTTGGGTAGTAGAAGAGCTTGCTCGCGTCCATAACATCACACTAAAAAATGAAGCCAAGTTTTTTGGGGTTACAGGACGCATAATGATAAATGGTCAGGATCTCCGCTTACTCATCCCTACTACGTTCATGAACCTTTCAGGTAAATCCATCGCCGCAGTAGCGAAGTTTTATCAAATTAAGCCTGAAGAAATTATGGTGGCACACGATGAACTGGATTTACCTCCAGGTGTCGCTAAGTTTAAGAAAGGGGGCGGACATGGTGGTCATAATGGCCTGCGCGATACCATCAGTAAGCTAGGCAATTGCAAAGATTTTTATCGTCTTCGGATTGGCATTGGGCATCCGGGGCACAAAGATAAAGTGGCCGGTTTTGTTCTGGGCAAAGCGCCCGCTAAAGAGCAAGAGCTGCTAGAGGCAGCAACAGATGAGTCTGTTCGCTGTTTAGACATTCTACTCAAGGATGGCTTGTCAAAAGCACAAAATCGTCTACACACGTTCAAAGCAGAATAAGGTTATTATCATGGGTTTTAAATGTGGCATCGTTGGTCTACCAAACGTCGGTAAATCAACACTGTTCAACGCACTAACTAAAGCAGGTATCGAAGCAGCAAACTTCCCGTTTTGTACGATCGAACCAAACACTGGTGTTGTACCTGTGCCAGATCTACGCCTTGATGCACTGGCAAAAATTGTTAACCCACAAAAAATTCTACCAACCACAATGGAGTTCGTTGACATTGCGGGCTTGGTTGCAGGTGCATCTAAAGGTGAAGGTTTAGGGAACAAATTCCTAGCGAACATCCGAGAAACCGATGCGATTGGCCACGTTGTCCGTTGTTTTGAAAATGAAAACATCGTTCACGTTGCTGGTAAAGTGTCTCCGATTGAGGATATCGAAGTCATCAACCTTGAATTGGCTATGGCCGATTTAGACTCTTGTGAGCGCGCAATTCAGCGTAACGCCAAGAAAGCGAAAGGTGGAGACAAAGACGCGAAGTTCGAACTGACAGTACTAGAGAAGCTATTGCCCGTTTTAACTGAAGGCGGCATGGCCCGCACTGTTGAACTGAGTAAAGAAGAACTTGCGGCTATTGGTTACCTCAACTTCCTGACTCTAAAACCAACAATGTACATTGCCAACGTTAACGAAGATGGTTTCGAAGACAACCCTTATCTAGATGCAGTGCGTGAATTTGCTGAGAAAGAGAACAATGTCGTTGTTCCTGTGTGCGCAGCAATTGAGTCTGAGCTTTCAGAGCTTGAAGACGAGGATCGTGAAGAGTTCCTAGCGGATATGGGTATTGAAGAGCCTGGTTTGAATCGAGTGATCCGTTCAGGTTATGAACTACTAACCCTTCATACCTATTTCACTGCTGGCGTTAAAGAAGTACGTGCATGGACAATTCCTGTAGGAGCTACAGCACCACAGGCGGCTGGTAAGATTCACACTGACTTTGAAAAAGGCTTCATTCGTGCCGAAGTGGTCGGCTACGATGACTTCATCGAATACAACGGTGAAAGTGGTGCAAAAGACGCAGGTAAATGGCGTTTAGAAGGTAAAGATTATATCGTTAAAGATGGTGACGTTGTTCACTTCCGCTTCAACGTATAATTTCCTTGCAAGTTATTGACTTTCAAAGCCAGCCTTAGTGCTGGCTTTATTTTTTATGCCGACTAGATCCTCTAAATTAAATCGATAAATGCATGACATTTTGTTATCACTTTTCGATCATTAACACGCCTCTTTGTTTAAAAAGAAACCGAACAGTTGATTTATCCTGATTTCTTCAAAAAAACTATTGACGGCTTTGCCTCAACTTCGCATAATGCGCGCCGTTCCCGACAATAAGCTAAC
This sequence is a window from Vibrio coralliilyticus. Protein-coding genes within it:
- the ispE gene encoding 4-(cytidine 5'-diphospho)-2-C-methyl-D-erythritol kinase, producing the protein MISETTHWPSPAKLNLFLYITGRRENGYHELQTLFQFIDFGDDISIRANETGSITLTPELPGLPLEDNLIWKAAMALKNKTGCAYGADISLNKRLPMGGGIGGGSSNAATVLVALNHLWQTHLTEQELADIGLKLGADVPVFVQGFAAFAEGVGEELTQAEPEEKWYLVVRPNVAIATVDIFTHPDLTRNTPKRDLATLLDSPYENDCEKIVRMLYPEVDKQLSWLLQYAPSRLTGTGSCVFAEFSSQNEANEVLEKVPDNVSAFIAKGKNISPLHETLAKYRLAHNISI
- a CDS encoding ribose-phosphate pyrophosphokinase — encoded protein: MPDMKLFAGNATPELAQRIADRLYISLGDASVSRFSDGEVAVQINENVRGSDVFIIQSTCAPTNDNLMELVVMIDAMRRASAGRITAVIPYFGYARQDRRVRSARVPITAKVVADFLSNVGVDRVLTIDLHAEQIQGFFDVPVDNIFGTPVLLDDMEARGLENPVVVSPDLGGVVRARATAKALGDIDIAIVDKRRPRANVSEVMNLIGDVEGRDCVIVDDMIDTGGTLCKAAEALKERGAKRVFAYATHAVFSGNAAQNIKNSVLDQVIVTDSITLSKEMQATGKVTTLSLSRMLAEAIRRISNEESISAMFN
- the pth gene encoding aminoacyl-tRNA hydrolase, whose amino-acid sequence is MSQQIKLLVGLANPGPEYARTRHNAGAWVVEELARVHNITLKNEAKFFGVTGRIMINGQDLRLLIPTTFMNLSGKSIAAVAKFYQIKPEEIMVAHDELDLPPGVAKFKKGGGHGGHNGLRDTISKLGNCKDFYRLRIGIGHPGHKDKVAGFVLGKAPAKEQELLEAATDESVRCLDILLKDGLSKAQNRLHTFKAE
- the ychF gene encoding redox-regulated ATPase YchF, whose product is MGFKCGIVGLPNVGKSTLFNALTKAGIEAANFPFCTIEPNTGVVPVPDLRLDALAKIVNPQKILPTTMEFVDIAGLVAGASKGEGLGNKFLANIRETDAIGHVVRCFENENIVHVAGKVSPIEDIEVINLELAMADLDSCERAIQRNAKKAKGGDKDAKFELTVLEKLLPVLTEGGMARTVELSKEELAAIGYLNFLTLKPTMYIANVNEDGFEDNPYLDAVREFAEKENNVVVPVCAAIESELSELEDEDREEFLADMGIEEPGLNRVIRSGYELLTLHTYFTAGVKEVRAWTIPVGATAPQAAGKIHTDFEKGFIRAEVVGYDDFIEYNGESGAKDAGKWRLEGKDYIVKDGDVVHFRFNV